The Azospirillum baldaniorum genome contains a region encoding:
- the dnaA gene encoding chromosomal replication initiator protein DnaA, with protein MSVGASLDQQWARIRGRLKDEVGEIAYRSWLQPLSFAGIRGGEVRIVVPTRFMRDWVLTHYADRIRNLWAGENPDVLSIDVVVASANAPSMLMPELTSDGDAGEPSRDSDPVDGAAGGGPVPPAPAPRAAALNQSASYGAASYGANSYIGSSYSAGPPSFASDESPTAVASVLEDRTDISAPLDPRFTFENFVVGKPNELAHAAARRVADATSVTFNPLFLYGGVGLGKTHLMHAIAWQIRRNDPNRKVIYLSAEKFMYQFIRALRFKDTMAFKQQFRSVDVLMIDDVQFISGKDSTQEEFFHTFNALVDQNRQVIISADKSPSDLEGMEERLRSRLGWGLVADIHPTTYELRLGILQAKADALNAAIPLKVLEFLAHKITSNVRELEGALNRIVAHAELVGRAISLESTQEVLHDLLRANDRRVTIDEIQKRVAEHFNIRVADMHSARRARAVARPRQVAMYLAKQLTARSLPEIGRKFGGRDHTTVMHAVKKVEELRTTDPAFAEDVELLRRMLES; from the coding sequence ATGTCGGTCGGCGCGTCGTTGGATCAGCAGTGGGCCCGCATCCGGGGCCGCCTCAAGGACGAGGTGGGCGAGATCGCCTACCGCAGCTGGCTGCAGCCGCTTTCCTTCGCCGGCATCCGCGGGGGAGAGGTTCGCATCGTCGTGCCCACCCGCTTCATGCGCGACTGGGTGCTGACCCACTACGCCGACCGCATCCGCAACCTGTGGGCCGGCGAGAATCCGGACGTCCTGTCCATCGACGTCGTGGTCGCCTCCGCCAACGCCCCGTCCATGCTGATGCCGGAATTGACGTCGGATGGGGACGCGGGCGAGCCGTCGCGCGACTCCGATCCGGTCGATGGCGCCGCCGGCGGCGGTCCGGTTCCCCCGGCGCCCGCCCCGCGGGCCGCGGCGCTCAACCAGTCCGCGTCCTATGGGGCCGCCTCCTACGGCGCCAACTCCTACATCGGCTCCTCCTATTCGGCGGGGCCGCCCTCCTTCGCGTCGGACGAGTCGCCCACGGCGGTCGCCTCGGTGCTGGAGGACCGGACCGACATCTCCGCGCCGCTGGACCCCCGCTTCACCTTCGAGAATTTCGTGGTGGGCAAGCCGAACGAGCTGGCCCACGCCGCCGCCCGGCGCGTCGCCGACGCCACCTCGGTCACCTTCAACCCGCTGTTCCTCTACGGCGGGGTCGGGCTCGGCAAGACCCACCTGATGCACGCCATCGCCTGGCAGATCCGGCGGAACGATCCGAACCGCAAGGTGATCTACCTGTCGGCGGAAAAGTTCATGTACCAGTTCATCCGGGCGTTGCGCTTCAAGGACACCATGGCCTTCAAGCAGCAGTTCCGCTCGGTGGACGTGCTGATGATCGACGATGTGCAGTTCATCAGCGGCAAGGACAGCACCCAGGAAGAGTTCTTCCACACCTTCAACGCGCTGGTGGACCAGAACCGTCAGGTCATCATCTCCGCCGACAAGAGCCCGTCCGATCTGGAAGGCATGGAGGAGCGGCTGCGCTCCCGCCTCGGCTGGGGCCTCGTCGCGGACATCCACCCGACCACCTACGAGCTGCGTCTGGGCATCCTCCAGGCCAAGGCCGACGCGCTGAACGCGGCCATCCCGCTGAAGGTGCTGGAGTTCCTCGCCCACAAGATCACCTCCAACGTGCGCGAGCTGGAAGGGGCGCTGAACCGCATCGTCGCCCACGCCGAGCTGGTCGGCCGGGCCATCTCGCTGGAATCGACGCAGGAGGTGCTGCACGACCTGCTGCGCGCCAACGACCGCCGCGTCACCATCGACGAGATCCAGAAGCGGGTGGCGGAGCATTTCAACATCCGCGTCGCCGACATGCATTCGGCCCGCCGCGCCCGCGCCGTGGCCCGCCCGCGGCAGGTCGCCATGTACCTCGCCAAGCAGCTCACCGCCCGCTCCCTGCCGGAGATCGGCCGCAAGTTCGGCGGGCGCGACCACACCACCGTGATGCACGCGGTGAAGAAGGTGGAGGAGCTGCGCACCACCGACCCCGCCTTCGCCGAGGACGTCGAGCTTCTCCGCCGCATGCTGGAGAGCTGA